In a genomic window of SAR324 cluster bacterium:
- a CDS encoding transposase has translation AGHNADDPLYIPAWRQMTAAIGHPAFLYVADSKGAAIETRATIAREGGRYLFPLPMTGEVPEILTQTVLDPQHCFLELLWHTYRDGTTRCVAKGFEFSRTMSFSSEDPFSWQERWLVIQSPAHANGQRESLEKRLQKTAEELGRLQTKIFDDPEKLKGKIDTILQRFRVSEYIQWNITEERVETIKYLCAGRPGPNTPSRHEIHSQFRFNFTRNQKAIDKAMLLAGWRIYVVNAPVKELSLNQAISYYRDQWEVEHDIQHWKKGSLPALPLFLRIETRIRGLMFLLTLALQALTLLEFVARRELAVNKQELSGLVPGNPKMKTARPSAERLLAVFQSLHLLIEDTEKHQSVVLVEALSDIQCLVLKLLQIPQDVYLVHNEPKTAPS, from the coding sequence CGGCCATAGAGACCCGCGCCACGATTGCCAGGGAAGGCGGACGTTACCTCTTTCCGCTGCCTATGACCGGCGAAGTTCCTGAGATCCTCACCCAAACAGTTCTCGATCCTCAACATTGTTTTTTGGAACTGCTTTGGCATACTTACCGTGATGGAACAACTCGTTGCGTCGCTAAAGGTTTTGAGTTTTCTCGAACCATGAGTTTTTCCTCGGAAGATCCGTTCTCATGGCAAGAGCGATGGTTGGTCATCCAAAGTCCCGCTCATGCGAACGGACAGCGCGAAAGTTTGGAAAAACGTCTGCAAAAAACTGCGGAAGAATTGGGTCGTCTACAAACGAAAATTTTTGACGATCCAGAAAAACTCAAGGGTAAAATTGACACTATTTTGCAACGCTTTCGCGTTTCTGAGTACATCCAATGGAATATCACCGAAGAGCGTGTTGAAACCATAAAATATCTCTGCGCGGGACGCCCCGGGCCCAATACGCCGTCACGGCATGAAATTCATTCTCAATTCCGCTTCAATTTCACAAGAAACCAGAAAGCTATTGATAAAGCGATGCTCCTGGCCGGATGGCGGATCTACGTCGTTAATGCTCCAGTCAAAGAACTCTCCTTGAATCAGGCCATCAGCTATTATCGTGATCAATGGGAGGTAGAACACGATATACAACACTGGAAAAAAGGCAGTTTACCTGCCCTACCGCTTTTCCTGCGGATTGAGACGCGCATTCGCGGATTGATGTTTCTGTTAACTCTGGCTTTGCAAGCTTTGACGCTTCTGGAATTTGTCGCGCGCCGAGAATTAGCGGTAAACAAACAAGAACTATCAGGATTGGTTCCCGGAAATCCAAAAATGAAAACCGCGCGACCTTCTGCGGAACGCTTATTAGCCGTTTTTCAATCACTACATCTTTTGATCGAAGACACTGAGAAACACCAAAGCGTTGTTCTCGTCGAGGCTCTTTCAGATATTCAGTGCCTTGTTCTCAAACTACTACAAATCCCACAGGACGTTTACCTGGTTCATAACGAACCAAAGACCGCTCCTTCTTGA